From Venturia canescens isolate UGA chromosome 3, ASM1945775v1, whole genome shotgun sequence:
TCTGCAATAAAAATCCTTGAGGCTGTTATGAATCGTCGAAAAATTTACCGAGTATCTTTATTTTAGTGCctcttgaaataaaatttaatttttttattcggtttgttcataaaaaaaagccaGATTCTGTTTAATAAACGTTTTTTGTCAGacgttttgatttttcgaacgACGTAGTttcgatatttgaaaaatatgaaaaattgagttttcaaAAAGTGGTTCCCTTTGGGCAGAGCTCACCTGGACCGTTGACAGTCGATCGGCGAGTGTCTCTTCCGTGAAAAGACTCCGGCTCATCGCTCCAGTTGCTGCTCTTTTACCGCGTCTCCTCTTCTTGGCAGAGTTTTCCCCCACTGTTCCTATCAACGCGCAGGGCGATGGAAGCGTTGAAATTTACCTCGGTAtattttacatgaaaaaatatagtgCTGTGATTTATGCTCAATCAACAGGATCAGCATCCTATAATTGATCGTTTCTGAGCCCGTGCGACGACGCCCGCGACGCTGCCATTTAAATTTTCACTCAAAGTCATCTCATTGCATCTGTCCTCAACTTTGTTCCGACTTTGTTGTGCAATGAAAAACATCAGATGGAACTAAGATTTTTGTACCATATTTTGAATTCCTTCAAACTCATACAAAATGTTTcgcaacatttttcttttattacttGACATCGTTACTTATATCTTTGCGTATATCGAATATGCTGTTGACCAATTCAAACGACGCCGCGATACAACCTCTTTCTTCACTCATTTATCGTTAATTTGGTTATGCGAAACTATATAATCTTCCCCCTCTCTTATTTACCGATGCTTCATTTTTCAAGGGATTCTCcagtttttcaaccttttttcATAACGGGTATTATTATGAATTTGTAGTCGGAGGAAAAATGACAAGAGAAtatattgaattatttaataCTGCGGGTAGCGTTATATTATCAAAGACGCATGGATCCGAAGGGCTCGATAACGACACATCGTCTCTTTGCGTTTGATTtatatcagaaaattacaCACGAGCGTGTATAATTCATCGCTGGATATTAATGAAATACAATCGGATGTGCACTATTCGAGTTTTCTTCCATTTCAAACTGCTTATAGGAACAATTACTGTTTCGATTATTGCGTGGAACAAAATTGGTATATATTATATCAAAGATTTCTTTTACGAGTTACCATCTCTTGAAAAAGCAGAAATCGTACCATACCATATCTACACTGGCTATTTGGTTACTGTTTTTCTTTACCGCCGTAGGCGCCGCCACCATATGAAAACATTTCTCAAATAACgaccgaaatttcaaaaacaattattctaccgagaagaaatacaaaaaataggCCGGTCCTGTTGGTCCTGCTGTTGTACCCGGCAGTCCGATCGCGAATTGTTTTATACTAATTGATTCTTCATTACTCGAAAGTTAGTTATTCTTAAAATAAGGTTTCAAACGATCACTGAATGTTTAGAGAGAATTATGGCAGCAGTTAAAGATGATCCTCGAGATGTTCTCGCGCTCTTGAATTCTTTGGGTTTCGTTGGCATCACAGCACCACAGTTGAAAGCGTTTATGAAAGGTAATTAtttgacaaaataaataattgtattACCTATTCTAAGAGATAAAAGCGTGCTATTATATTATTTTACGAATGAGTTATAATAGGGAATTGGCTTCGGGGATATTCAAGGTTAGTAACCCAGTAAGAAAAGAAATGTAATTCGAGTGTACCGGATTCGGgtattcgatcgattttcattttcccttTTATGATCGAAACCTCGAACCGTAATGAGGATTTTTTAAGAATGGTCGGGTCTAAGACGTCTCATAGTAAAAGCTGCAAAAAGAGTACCATTGAGATTTctcagagaaaaaatgaatcacaTTTTTGACCTGGGCAAAATTAAACTGAGCTATTCAGGGAAACTGGCAGGCGAATCGCTGTATACCATGATTTCCAAACATTTCAGATCTTAAATTGCACCGTAAAATAAAGGAGCGAGAACGTGAATGCTGGAAAGAAAATACAGCCAAGAAAATACTgacaaaacaaaaatgcaTGCTCAATGAATTGCTCCGTGATACTATCCGAGTTGAGTCATCGAATTCTGTGGAAACCAAAGCTGCTCCTAATGATTTTTGGCAAAGAGACGATCCTCTGGTCAGAATAAGAGTATCCCACGTTTCGgagactgaagaaaatgaagaaaatgaaagtgaACGCAACTTCCATGAAGATCTGGCAAAACGTAACATCACCACCGGAAGATCATGTAAAACGTCCGATAGATACAGAACAGATTCTTCTCCATTAGCAAGGGAATTCTTATCAAATAAtggaaaagatagatcaaagaGCAATGACAGATCAAAGTTCCATCAAGTTCCCATGGATGGAACACCTGATCCATTGCCTAACAAATCAAACATTGCAATAACAAAAGTTCAACAGAAGCGAGTGACGAATAAGCCTAGTATACCCGCTCGTCCTTTGAGCGCTCCGATATTAATCAATGATGGGACGATCATTCCGGGAGACCACCCCAAAAGCGTTGCCTCGGAACCTGTGGGACTGACCCATGCTCGACACGTTCCATCAAGATGTTCAACGCGTTCACAGCCCAAATCATGTAAGACAGTTAAATTTTCCATCTGAGTATACGGTGGTGACGTTAATATGTTCATGATGTGACTGACACGAATACacatttcaattttaaattttcgatTCTGCTAGTTATACGACCTTGGCAACTACAACCAGAAACTCAGCGGAATGCGAGTGTGAAGAAATCGGATCCCGTGGCTCTTTATCAAAAGTACCAACAGGAATGGAAACAGATTTCATTCCCTGGTGAAGAACAACACGCCCGCGTACGATGGGCGATACGAGAAAAAATGCTTGGAACGGATCCAAATCCCAgagtaaatttttaatttaactTCTCTATTTTGTAAACGTTGACTTTAGCAGAAGAGAAATTCAATCGTTCCTACTTTTCCATTTCAGCCAATTCTCAAGAAGTCTCAGAGCCTCATGAGTATCAGAAAAAGATGACGATCGAATGTTGACCGGTTATTAAAATAGTGCATTTGTTCCAATAACAGTTTAATTCAATGTGATTACTCAGTCATACGTATGATATAGAACTTTTTATTATAAGAGcattcttcaactttttcattcattttcgatGATCCTTGAATATTTTCACCGAATAATCATGTTCCTTTTCACGAACTTTTGTACCAATCATTTTATACCCTCGTATTTCTGCGTGAATTTAATCTTAGTGTTGATTAAGCTTATATCTTTGAGTAGCTTTTTTGGCGTCAATCCTGTTCAGGTGATACAAGATTTTATCTTCTATCAAACGGGCAGCACGCTCAGTGAGTACCAGTGTGTCATGCTTCAGCATACTGTACACGTTGAGGcctgtaaaaaattgaaaaattgaattccacCTACCAAGGCAAAATTTCGTTCCATTGAAAGTTCAGTACATGGCAATCAAccaaaaaacaatataaaaatttgcttGAACtcaatgtaaataaattttgaaaaaatcgaacgtcATTCGACACAAcgtaagaaagaaagaaagaataaacatgaaacaattgaaaacaTTCCAAGAGAGATTTAAAAAGAACAAACCATAAACAGGCATGAGATTAACATGTTTAATTTCGTCCGAAGCGATGGTCATGTTCATTGGCATTTTGTCTTCGCTGTCAACAAAGAGTACAGATGGTCCCCAATTTCTCCGTTCTATCAGGTCCTCGAGATAAGAACGTTCAGTGCTTGGTATTTCAAGATCGTTTATAATATGTAAATCATCTTGGGCCAGTTTGACAGAGAGTGCAGAGGTTAGACCAGCAACCCGAGTGTAAAACGGTAACATGTAGAAATAAGTAGTTGGAGAACGAGGTCCGTGAGCTCTACCACCTTTGCGCCACAGAGGTGATCTTATACTCGAGTGACGAGCTTTTCCTAATCCCTTTTGTGGCCAAGGCTTTCGTCCACCGCCTCGCACTTCAGCTCGCGTTTTAACATGGGTATAATTCTGtgaataacattttttgtcttaacatttcaccaaattttcgaaactggCGCGGAAAAGTTACAAACGGGAGTTGAtgcgattggaaaaaaattgtcaaaaaatggTTAATAAAGAACTTACGACGTATTGATAAAGTCTTTGCCATCGTATGTTGTGCCATAAAACATCAACTCGCGGTTTTGTAGCAAATACATCGGGATGCAAAGTGACTAATCCTAGCTTCTTTTCGTCTACTGTATCCAAATTTTCAAGCCATACTTCCCGGCGTTTTTGATAAAGAAGATTCtcgttcatgtaatttttcgTTGATATAATTGGTTTTATCGGTTGACTTGATTCTACTGCTGAAGTTTCCGCGGTTGTCGTACTAAATCTCGATAATATACCCGAACATTTGGGTAATCTAATcgcaaaatttcgaattagAGACATTTTGAGGTTATACGCGATTTGTTACTTTGTTGCAATCGCTGAACTGAACACTAAAACTC
This genomic window contains:
- the Hyls1 gene encoding uncharacterized protein Hyls1, whose amino-acid sequence is MAAVKDDPRDVLALLNSLGFVGITAPQLKAFMKDLKLHRKIKERERECWKENTAKKILTKQKCMLNELLRDTIRVESSNSVETKAAPNDFWQRDDPLVRIRVSHVSETEENEENESERNFHEDLAKRNITTGRSCKTSDRYRTDSSPLAREFLSNNGKDRSKSNDRSKFHQVPMDGTPDPLPNKSNIAITKVQQKRVTNKPSIPARPLSAPILINDGTIIPGDHPKSVASEPVGLTHARHVPSRCSTRSQPKSFIRPWQLQPETQRNASVKKSDPVALYQKYQQEWKQISFPGEEQHARVRWAIREKMLGTDPNPRPILKKSQSLMSIRKR
- the mRpL4 gene encoding 39S ribosomal protein L4, mitochondrial — encoded protein: MSLIRNFAIRLPKCSGILSRFSTTTAETSAVESSQPIKPIISTKNYMNENLLYQKRREVWLENLDTVDEKKLGLVTLHPDVFATKPRVDVLWHNIRWQRLYQYVNYTHVKTRAEVRGGGRKPWPQKGLGKARHSSIRSPLWRKGGRAHGPRSPTTYFYMLPFYTRVAGLTSALSVKLAQDDLHIINDLEIPSTERSYLEDLIERRNWGPSVLFVDSEDKMPMNMTIASDEIKHVNLMPVYGLNVYSMLKHDTLVLTERAARLIEDKILYHLNRIDAKKATQRYKLNQH